The following are encoded in a window of Onthophagus taurus isolate NC chromosome 3, IU_Otau_3.0, whole genome shotgun sequence genomic DNA:
- the LOC111417728 gene encoding syntaxin-18: MDITLLFRACVKTVRTTNKSLGINNEKPTNVLKSTRRDIHLTKAKEIIKEVSNLQQFLLEHKFAYLNVVNYLSTNKTMTESDREQIDSKAEEIINNCSGLIIECKKTWLRDAKTQQLHEHYRNVLECVEVYLKTVSKMYTETKAIRVKKVIETHKLSKLENVNKNKSMEGKEINKNSKENQTKNSLNSSSTNSSIIIPQSNTKTENVEEELSPEELQMFESENEHLYNELNSLSDEVKNMESKVVRIAELQELFTEKVLEQDKEIELISARTAGSTEDMKVANDQIRQAIQRNAGLRVWVLFFLLVMSFSLLFLDWYND; encoded by the coding sequence atggatataacattattatttagaGCGTGTGTAAAAACAGTCAGAACAACAAATAAATCGTTAGGAATTAATAACGAGAAGCCaacaaatgttttaaaatcaacCCGAAGAGATATACATTTAACTAAAGCTAAAGAAATCATAAAAGAAGTTAGCAATCTTCAACAATTCCTATTAGAACATAAATTTGCTTATTTAAATGTAGTTAATTACTTATCCACGAATAAAACGATGACAGAAAGTGACCGGGAACAAATTGATTCGAAAGCTGAggagattattaataattgttctGGTTTAATTATTGAGTGTAAAAAGACTTGGTTAAGGGATGCTAAAACGCAACAATTACACGAACATTATAGAAATGTATTGGAGTGTGttgaagtttatttaaaaactgtttcaaaaatgtacaCAGAAACGAAAGCAATTAgagttaaaaaagttattgaaaCTCATAAATTGTCGAAATTAGagaatgttaataaaaataaaagtatggAAGGTAAagagattaataaaaattcaaaagaaaatcaaacaaaaaattctttaaatagcTCCTCAACGAATTCTTCAATCATTATTCCTCAAAGTAATACAAAAACGGAAAACGTTGAAGAAGAATTATCTCCAGAAGAATTACAAATGTTTGAATCGGAAAATGAGCATTTATACAACGAATTAAACAGCTTATCAGATGAGGTTAAAAACATGGAGAGTAAAGTAGTTCGTATCGCCGAATTACAAGAACTttttacagaaaaagttttggaaCAAGATAAAGAGATTGAATTAATTTCTGCAAGAACCGCTGGGAGTACAGAAGATATGAAAGTGGCCAATGACCAAATAAGGCAGGCGATTCAAAGAAATGCAGGGTTGAGAGTTTgggttttattctttttattggttatgtcattttctttattatttttagattggtataatgattaa